One Glutamicibacter mishrai genomic window carries:
- a CDS encoding dipeptide ABC transporter ATP-binding protein: MAANDVRSNLLEVSNLTIKTKTRTLVTDFNLSMKRGDRVGLIGESGSGKSMTTSALMGLLPEGVSAQGSIQLAGHSGNMVEASDKELQKIRGKDMAMVFQEPLTALNPLMKVGKQVAEIMSTHKSVGSKAEARQRAVELLASVKLPDPERAARSYPHQLSGGQRQRAMLAMALANDPGLLLCDEPTTALDVTVQRQVLDLIQESVAERGTGLLFITHDLSVVANVCDRVLVMNNGHIVEEGSTEEVFSNPQHPYTRGLLAASDLNATDADGRLFTVASAAAYVPPSLDDPQPEAVAETKAPEPDQQVAAGGKEPVISVKDLVRTYPVGRTSLFGKPGEVQALRGISFDVAAGQRFGVVGESGSGKSTLLRILAGLDQPTSGSVQVAGNQIAGAREKDLLQLRQQLQIVFQDPMGSLDPRMKVRDIIAEPLLAPGQKVDSAKHRKQVADMLGAVGLPADAAERFPHQFSGGQRQRISIARALICEPKVLVADEPVSALDVSVRAQVLNLLSDLVDDYQLTLVFVSHDLSVVRYICDNVVVMNHGEIVESGRTEQIYDNPQHSYTRTLVNSSMSLREELATR; the protein is encoded by the coding sequence ATGGCCGCGAACGACGTGCGCTCAAACCTGTTGGAAGTCTCCAACCTGACGATCAAGACCAAGACCCGCACCTTGGTCACGGACTTCAACTTGAGCATGAAACGCGGGGACCGGGTAGGGCTGATCGGCGAATCCGGTTCCGGCAAGTCGATGACCACTTCGGCATTGATGGGCCTGTTGCCCGAGGGAGTCAGCGCCCAAGGGTCGATCCAATTGGCCGGCCATTCCGGAAACATGGTGGAGGCCAGCGACAAGGAACTGCAGAAGATCCGCGGCAAGGACATGGCCATGGTCTTCCAGGAACCGCTGACCGCCTTGAACCCGCTGATGAAGGTAGGGAAGCAAGTCGCGGAGATCATGAGCACGCACAAGAGCGTGGGCAGCAAGGCCGAAGCGCGCCAGCGTGCCGTTGAACTGCTGGCCTCGGTCAAATTGCCGGATCCTGAACGTGCCGCCAGGTCTTATCCGCATCAGCTTTCGGGCGGCCAGCGGCAACGCGCCATGCTGGCCATGGCGCTGGCCAATGATCCGGGACTGCTGCTGTGCGATGAGCCGACGACGGCGCTGGATGTGACGGTGCAACGCCAGGTGCTGGATTTGATCCAGGAATCCGTGGCTGAACGCGGCACCGGATTACTGTTCATCACCCATGACTTGTCGGTGGTGGCCAATGTCTGCGACCGGGTCCTGGTGATGAACAACGGGCACATTGTCGAAGAGGGCAGCACCGAAGAAGTCTTCAGCAACCCGCAGCATCCCTACACGCGCGGCTTGCTGGCGGCCTCGGATTTGAATGCCACCGATGCCGATGGAAGGTTGTTCACCGTGGCCTCGGCTGCAGCCTATGTGCCGCCGTCCCTTGATGATCCGCAGCCAGAAGCCGTCGCCGAAACCAAGGCTCCGGAGCCGGACCAGCAAGTTGCGGCTGGCGGCAAGGAACCGGTGATCAGCGTCAAGGATCTTGTCCGCACCTACCCGGTGGGCCGCACGTCGCTCTTTGGCAAGCCGGGAGAAGTGCAAGCGCTGCGCGGCATTTCCTTCGACGTGGCCGCAGGCCAGCGATTTGGCGTCGTGGGCGAATCCGGATCCGGGAAATCAACCCTGCTGCGAATTCTCGCCGGGCTCGACCAGCCGACCTCAGGCAGCGTGCAAGTGGCCGGCAACCAAATCGCCGGCGCCAGGGAAAAAGACCTCCTGCAGCTGCGCCAGCAATTGCAGATCGTTTTCCAGGATCCCATGGGGTCCCTGGATCCACGCATGAAAGTCCGGGACATCATTGCCGAGCCATTGCTGGCTCCGGGGCAAAAAGTCGACAGCGCCAAGCACCGCAAGCAGGTAGCCGACATGCTCGGCGCAGTGGGGTTGCCTGCCGATGCCGCTGAACGCTTCCCGCACCAGTTCTCCGGCGGACAGCGCCAGAGGATCTCCATCGCCCGGGCATTGATCTGCGAGCCCAAGGTGCTCGTCGCTGATGAGCCGGTGAGCGCGCTGGATGTCTCGGTCAGGGCCCAGGTGCTCAATCTGCTCTCCGATCTGGTCGATGACTACCAGCTGACCTTGGTCTTCGTCTCCCATGACCTCTCTGTCGTGCGCTATATCTGCGACAACGTCGTGGTGATGAACCACGGAGAGATCGTCGAGAGCGGGAGAACCGAGCAGATCTATGACAATCCGCAGCATAGCTACACCCGCACGTTGGTGAATTCATCAATGTCGCTTCGCGAGGAACTAGCGACTCGCTAG
- a CDS encoding ABC transporter permease, with product MTQEQVVAKPAKRKLSSTLIVGGTLVALVLIAALVSFIWTPYDPVQAVPADRLQGSSAAHLMGTDRYGRDLFSGVLYGARITLLVGLVAVGIALLIGTPLGILAGMRGGVTEEITMRGADILLAFPALLVAIMFGAVFGASTLTAMLAIGIGSIPGFARVARSGTLQVMSTEYIMAAKAASQSSWRIARRHVLPNIIGMVVVQCSVSFAIAVLAEAALSFLGLGTPPPVPSWGRMLQESQQFLGTYPMLAVWPGIAIATAVLGFTLLGDGLRDRFDPKLNGER from the coding sequence ATGACACAAGAACAAGTGGTGGCCAAGCCTGCCAAGCGCAAGCTGTCATCGACGTTGATCGTGGGAGGCACGCTCGTCGCCCTGGTGCTGATCGCGGCCCTGGTCTCCTTTATCTGGACCCCCTATGATCCTGTCCAAGCGGTCCCCGCCGACCGCTTGCAAGGATCAAGCGCCGCGCACCTGATGGGCACCGACCGATATGGCCGAGACCTGTTTTCCGGCGTGCTCTACGGAGCGCGCATCACCTTGCTGGTCGGCCTGGTCGCAGTGGGCATTGCCTTGCTGATCGGCACCCCGCTGGGCATCCTGGCCGGGATGCGCGGCGGGGTGACCGAGGAAATCACGATGCGCGGCGCCGATATCCTGCTGGCTTTTCCGGCCCTGCTGGTAGCCATCATGTTCGGCGCGGTATTCGGGGCCAGCACCCTGACCGCCATGTTGGCCATCGGTATCGGCTCGATCCCGGGCTTCGCCCGCGTTGCCCGCAGCGGAACGCTGCAGGTGATGAGCACCGAGTACATCATGGCGGCCAAGGCGGCGAGCCAAAGCAGCTGGAGGATCGCCAGACGCCACGTTTTGCCCAACATCATCGGCATGGTCGTCGTCCAGTGCTCCGTCTCCTTTGCCATCGCAGTACTGGCCGAAGCGGCATTGTCCTTCCTCGGGCTGGGCACCCCGCCACCGGTTCCATCCTGGGGACGCATGCTCCAGGAATCGCAGCAGTTCCTTGGCACCTATCCGATGCTGGCCGTCTGGCCAGGTATCGCTATCGCGACTGCCGTCTTGGGCTTCACCCTGCTGGGTGACGGCTTGCGGGACCGGTTCGATCCCAAACTGAACGGAGAGCGCTGA
- a CDS encoding ABC transporter permease, whose product MGLRILINVARFVVTYVVATVAVFFFMRAIPGDPAQIALGVNATPELLAKTRAEFGTDRPLIVQYFDWALGLPFGDFGTSYVTRQDISPLILDRVQVSLILVVLAMIVALAIAVPFGTYAAVKHRNPSGIVISGISQLGVAVPNFLAGILLVVVFAVGLGWLPANGWTPPGVDFADFLARVILPVLALASVQGAILTRYVRSAVMEVMSEDYLRTARSKGLSKLQALVKHGLRNASIPVLTVTSVQLAALIIGAVVIERVFVIPGLGSMLLDAVGNRDLLTVQSVVMVLVAITLIINLVVDVLYTILDPRIRKGA is encoded by the coding sequence ATGGGACTTCGAATACTGATCAATGTGGCGAGATTTGTCGTCACCTATGTGGTGGCTACCGTGGCGGTGTTCTTCTTCATGAGAGCCATCCCCGGCGACCCTGCCCAGATCGCCTTGGGCGTAAATGCGACGCCAGAGCTGTTGGCCAAGACCCGCGCGGAATTCGGCACCGACCGTCCGCTGATCGTCCAGTACTTCGACTGGGCGCTGGGTCTGCCATTTGGCGACTTCGGCACCTCGTATGTCACGCGGCAGGATATCAGTCCGCTGATCCTGGACCGGGTGCAGGTGAGCCTGATCCTTGTCGTCTTGGCGATGATCGTGGCCTTGGCCATTGCGGTGCCCTTCGGAACCTACGCGGCGGTCAAGCACCGCAACCCCAGCGGCATCGTGATCAGCGGCATCAGCCAGCTGGGAGTTGCCGTTCCCAACTTCCTTGCCGGAATCCTGCTGGTCGTGGTGTTCGCGGTGGGCCTGGGGTGGCTGCCGGCCAACGGGTGGACCCCGCCCGGCGTCGATTTTGCCGACTTCCTGGCACGCGTGATCTTGCCGGTGCTCGCCCTGGCCTCGGTCCAGGGAGCCATCCTCACCCGGTATGTCCGCTCGGCAGTCATGGAAGTGATGAGCGAAGACTATCTGCGCACCGCCCGGTCCAAAGGGCTGAGCAAACTGCAGGCCCTGGTCAAACACGGCCTGCGCAATGCCTCGATTCCGGTGCTCACGGTCACCAGCGTCCAGCTGGCGGCATTGATCATCGGAGCCGTCGTCATTGAACGGGTGTTCGTGATTCCCGGTTTGGGATCCATGCTGCTCGATGCCGTCGGAAACCGCGATCTGCTCACCGTGCAATCGGTGGTCATGGTGCTCGTAGCCATCACGCTGATCATCAATCTGGTCGTCGACGTGCTCTATACGATCCTTGATCCGCGTATCAGAAAGGGAGCGTAA
- a CDS encoding ABC transporter substrate-binding protein — MSSKKNLCRLVTTALVGTLTLSACSAGSSSTATDDASHKTSVTVALTGEPVNLDFTKTAGAAIPQALMSNVYEGLVEIDQEGKIQPLLAESWELSNGNKTYTFKLRDGVTFSNGEAFTADDVKFSIDRVKSDAWVSSLKAKMDIVDSVKVISDTEVAVTLKKPSNAWLFDMGTLVGAMFDPSGVDDLASTAIGTGPYEIEAWNRGQSIDFATREDYWGEKPGVEKATLRYFADAVATTNALQSGDVDVVYNMQSPELLSSFESNDQFQVLEGTSNGEIVLSMNNKKAPFDDKRVRQAVMHAIDRQAVVDTAWNGYGTVVGGPVPTTDPYYEDLNDVYPYDPEKAKKLLKEAGAEDLSVKFTVPTRPYATAVSEIVVSQLADVGIKASIESAEFPAVWLDQVFTKKDYQMSVVLAVESRDVLAMFNNPDYYLGYDNSKIKDVAATADAADEAGYVDGMKKVVRTIVDDAAADTLFIFPNIVVAKSTVTGIPENSVTEALDLTGIGWN, encoded by the coding sequence ATGAGCTCGAAGAAAAACCTCTGCCGGTTGGTTACGACAGCACTTGTTGGCACGCTGACTTTGAGCGCGTGCTCTGCCGGATCAAGCTCGACCGCCACCGATGACGCTAGCCACAAGACCTCGGTCACCGTGGCGTTGACCGGCGAGCCGGTCAACCTCGATTTCACCAAGACCGCGGGCGCAGCTATTCCCCAGGCGCTCATGTCCAATGTCTACGAAGGCCTGGTCGAGATCGACCAGGAAGGCAAGATCCAGCCCCTGCTGGCGGAATCGTGGGAACTGAGCAACGGCAACAAGACCTACACGTTCAAACTTCGTGACGGCGTCACCTTCTCCAACGGCGAAGCCTTCACCGCCGATGACGTCAAATTCAGCATCGACCGAGTCAAGTCCGACGCCTGGGTCTCCAGCCTGAAAGCCAAGATGGACATCGTTGATTCGGTGAAGGTCATCAGCGACACCGAAGTGGCGGTCACCCTCAAGAAGCCGAGCAACGCCTGGCTCTTCGACATGGGAACCCTGGTCGGAGCCATGTTCGACCCGAGCGGCGTGGACGACTTGGCCAGCACCGCCATCGGCACCGGCCCTTATGAAATCGAGGCATGGAACCGTGGCCAGTCCATCGACTTCGCCACGCGCGAGGACTACTGGGGCGAAAAGCCAGGCGTCGAAAAGGCAACGCTGCGCTACTTCGCGGACGCGGTGGCGACCACCAACGCCTTGCAATCCGGTGACGTGGACGTTGTCTACAACATGCAGTCCCCGGAGCTGCTTTCCTCCTTTGAATCCAATGACCAGTTCCAGGTCCTGGAGGGAACCTCCAACGGAGAAATCGTGTTGTCGATGAACAACAAGAAAGCTCCATTTGATGACAAGCGAGTCCGCCAAGCGGTCATGCATGCCATCGACCGCCAAGCCGTTGTCGACACTGCGTGGAATGGCTACGGAACCGTCGTCGGCGGGCCAGTGCCGACAACCGACCCGTACTACGAAGACCTCAATGACGTTTACCCTTATGATCCCGAGAAAGCCAAGAAGCTTTTGAAGGAAGCGGGGGCGGAAGACCTCAGCGTGAAGTTCACGGTGCCTACCCGTCCTTACGCCACCGCGGTGTCCGAAATCGTCGTCTCCCAGCTGGCTGATGTGGGAATCAAGGCAAGCATCGAATCCGCCGAATTCCCTGCGGTATGGCTGGACCAGGTCTTCACCAAAAAGGATTACCAGATGTCGGTAGTCCTGGCCGTGGAAAGCCGCGATGTCTTGGCCATGTTCAACAACCCGGACTACTACCTGGGCTACGACAACTCGAAGATCAAGGATGTGGCGGCCACGGCCGACGCAGCCGATGAAGCCGGCTACGTCGACGGAATGAAGAAGGTCGTACGCACCATCGTCGACGACGCTGCCGCGGATACCCTGTTCATCTTCCCCAACATCGTTGTCGCCAAGTCGACAGTCACTGGGATTCCAGAAAACTCCGTCACCGAAGCACTGGATCTGACCGGAATCGGCTGGAACTGA
- a CDS encoding FadR/GntR family transcriptional regulator: protein MSKLTFTPAVPTLTYERVVQQIEEAILSKEIKPGQHLPSERELMTQFSVSRPTVREALRVLQSQGLIASKPGGRSGPVVLPVSTDHLGRSFANLTRISSLSLDELVQFRIVLESSACQLAAVMHNDEQLAAMRDAVERMEVESSTGSDSFNRADLDFHAAVWEASHNSILRICGEAVAGAILQVMNDQMSHSDNERREMKKVVSLDRAIFDAIEAGDPVAAGDAAKTAISSYFHKSLDEQGLLGVQALTEKR from the coding sequence ATGAGCAAGCTGACTTTTACGCCGGCCGTGCCAACGCTGACCTACGAGCGAGTTGTCCAGCAGATCGAAGAAGCGATCTTGTCCAAAGAGATCAAGCCAGGGCAGCACCTGCCCAGCGAACGCGAGCTGATGACGCAGTTCTCGGTCAGCCGTCCCACGGTTCGCGAGGCACTGCGGGTGCTTCAAAGCCAGGGGCTCATCGCCTCAAAACCCGGTGGACGCAGCGGCCCAGTCGTCTTGCCGGTCTCCACGGATCATCTGGGACGATCCTTCGCCAACCTCACCCGGATTTCTTCCCTGTCGCTCGATGAGCTGGTGCAATTCCGCATCGTTTTGGAAAGCTCCGCCTGCCAGCTCGCCGCAGTCATGCACAACGATGAGCAGCTGGCCGCAATGCGCGACGCCGTCGAACGCATGGAAGTCGAATCCAGCACCGGTTCCGATTCATTCAACCGGGCCGATCTGGATTTCCACGCGGCGGTATGGGAAGCCAGCCACAACAGTATCCTGCGGATCTGCGGCGAGGCAGTGGCCGGCGCGATCCTGCAGGTCATGAACGACCAGATGAGCCATTCGGATAATGAGCGGCGGGAAATGAAAAAAGTCGTTTCCCTGGACCGAGCCATCTTCGATGCCATCGAAGCCGGTGATCCAGTCGCGGCGGGCGACGCGGCCAAAACTGCGATCTCCTCCTACTTCCACAAGAGCCTGGATGAGCAAGGACTTCTCGGCGTGCAGGCCCTCACCGAAAAACGGTAG
- a CDS encoding GNAT family N-acetyltransferase produces the protein MDTVQSLRIEPLTESRMEDFAAVVNPNHRQKHCWCLSHRLSTQEIRERGGEDRYEAMCSLAREKIAPGVIAYLGDQPVGWCSISPRAQIPKLENSKLIRPVDDLRVWSIICMVVRGGYRRRGVNRQMVLGALEYAKSLGAPAVEAYPVDPEGRMDLTMAFVGTRKMFEEAGFEVVGVSDAVASRMPRLIMRKTL, from the coding sequence ATGGATACCGTCCAATCCCTGAGAATCGAACCGTTGACCGAGTCGCGGATGGAAGACTTCGCCGCGGTGGTGAACCCGAATCACCGGCAGAAGCACTGCTGGTGCTTGTCCCACCGGCTCAGCACCCAGGAAATCCGGGAGCGCGGCGGAGAAGACCGCTATGAAGCGATGTGCTCGCTGGCCCGCGAGAAGATCGCCCCGGGAGTCATCGCCTATCTGGGGGACCAGCCGGTGGGGTGGTGCAGCATCTCGCCGCGGGCGCAGATTCCGAAGCTGGAGAACTCGAAGCTGATCCGACCGGTGGATGATCTGAGGGTGTGGAGCATCATCTGCATGGTGGTGCGCGGTGGTTACCGGCGCAGGGGAGTGAATCGCCAGATGGTGCTCGGTGCGCTGGAGTATGCCAAGAGCCTGGGCGCGCCCGCGGTGGAGGCCTACCCGGTGGATCCTGAAGGCCGGATGGATCTGACCATGGCCTTTGTCGGGACGCGCAAGATGTTCGAGGAGGCCGGTTTCGAAGTGGTGGGCGTCAGTGATGCGGTGGCCAGCCGAATGCCGCGGCTGATCATGCGCAAGACGCTGTGA
- a CDS encoding sensor histidine kinase, with product MTSTPWALPGARTGRPPLKLGFTLLHLAVLGTFGTIGISLLIAWLAMGIGLTPLLGIGLLVLVGLLYALFAVARTEILRISGLYGIDAVPLGWPARRGPGFGGYVKTLGRALADGRMWASLGSLVLSCIIGTIMLGVLQWTVHLAIISFAPLTNVDTVAGPFSLHTPAAQAPWLMLLAIAGAAIVIGTAFLHRSVTVGIIGSLARETQLTEQVRSTTVQRQGAVRAAEVERTRIERDLHDGVQPRLVSVAMTLGLAHQQIDSNPQQAKELVAEAHASTKSAITELRQLTRGIYASVLDDRGLDAALSAVAGRSHIPVQLDVQLEGRYPRVAEAAMYFAIAEALTNAAKHSRAQRCQVTVRVREQNGQEHLWARVEDNGVGSARITPGGGLDGINNRVVAAGGTLQLDSPAGGPTTLEVSVPCVY from the coding sequence ATGACTTCGACACCTTGGGCTTTACCGGGCGCCAGAACCGGACGCCCACCACTGAAATTAGGCTTCACGCTGCTGCATCTGGCGGTGCTCGGCACTTTCGGCACCATCGGGATCTCGCTGCTGATCGCCTGGCTAGCCATGGGCATCGGGCTGACCCCGCTGCTGGGCATCGGCCTGCTGGTCCTGGTGGGGCTGCTCTACGCATTGTTCGCGGTGGCCCGCACAGAAATCCTGCGTATCAGCGGGCTCTACGGCATCGACGCGGTGCCGCTTGGCTGGCCGGCCCGCCGCGGTCCTGGCTTTGGCGGGTACGTGAAAACCCTGGGTCGGGCCTTGGCCGATGGGCGCATGTGGGCCTCGCTGGGCAGCTTGGTGCTCTCCTGCATCATCGGCACGATCATGCTCGGTGTATTGCAATGGACCGTGCACCTGGCCATCATCTCCTTTGCCCCGCTGACCAATGTGGATACGGTCGCCGGCCCCTTCTCCCTGCATACCCCGGCCGCCCAGGCACCATGGCTGATGCTGCTGGCGATCGCAGGCGCCGCCATCGTGATCGGCACCGCGTTCCTGCACCGCAGCGTCACCGTGGGCATCATCGGGTCCCTGGCCCGTGAAACCCAGTTGACCGAACAGGTGCGCAGCACCACGGTGCAGCGCCAGGGAGCGGTACGCGCCGCCGAGGTGGAACGCACCAGGATCGAACGCGACCTGCACGACGGCGTCCAGCCTCGGCTGGTTTCGGTGGCGATGACCCTGGGCCTGGCCCACCAGCAGATCGACAGCAACCCCCAGCAGGCCAAGGAGTTGGTCGCAGAGGCCCATGCCTCCACCAAGTCGGCCATCACCGAGCTGCGCCAGCTCACCCGCGGCATCTACGCCTCGGTGCTCGATGACCGCGGCCTGGATGCGGCGCTGTCCGCGGTGGCCGGCCGCTCCCATATCCCGGTCCAGCTCGATGTGCAGCTTGAAGGCCGCTACCCCCGGGTGGCCGAGGCGGCCATGTACTTCGCCATCGCCGAAGCGCTGACCAACGCGGCCAAGCATTCGCGGGCCCAGCGCTGCCAGGTCACCGTGCGGGTGCGCGAGCAAAACGGGCAAGAGCACTTGTGGGCCCGGGTTGAAGACAACGGCGTGGGCTCAGCCCGCATCACCCCCGGCGGCGGGCTGGACGGAATCAACAACCGGGTGGTGGCTGCCGGTGGAACCCTGCAGCTCGACAGCCCGGCCGGCGGACCAACAACACTGGAAGTGAGCGTGCCATGCGTGTACTGA
- a CDS encoding response regulator transcription factor, producing MRVLICEDSVLLREGLVRLLDHSGHRVVADLPDATGLMGFLDTASDQDFPQIAILDVRLPPSYTDEGIRAALQVRAKYPDLPLLVLSQYVEERYASELISTQSGSIGYLLKDRVADVNEFIASLEQIAAGGTILDQEVVAQLLTRRNHDDRMQRLTDRERSVLAAVAEGKSNQAIAALLFLSEASVEKYITSIFQKLGLEADGTGNRRVLAALAHIQNLGSNSTDRNGS from the coding sequence ATGCGTGTACTGATTTGCGAGGACTCGGTCCTGCTGCGCGAAGGGCTGGTGCGATTGCTGGATCACAGCGGGCACCGCGTGGTCGCCGACCTGCCCGACGCCACCGGGCTGATGGGCTTCCTGGACACGGCGTCCGATCAAGACTTCCCGCAGATCGCCATCCTGGATGTGCGATTGCCGCCGAGCTACACCGATGAAGGGATCCGCGCAGCCTTGCAAGTGCGGGCCAAGTACCCGGATCTGCCGCTGCTGGTGCTCTCCCAGTATGTGGAGGAACGCTACGCCTCGGAATTGATCTCCACCCAATCCGGATCCATCGGCTACCTGCTCAAGGACCGGGTCGCCGACGTCAATGAGTTCATCGCCTCGCTGGAGCAGATCGCCGCGGGCGGCACCATCCTGGATCAGGAAGTCGTCGCGCAGCTTTTGACCCGGCGCAACCATGATGACCGAATGCAGCGGCTGACCGATCGGGAACGCAGCGTCTTGGCCGCGGTGGCCGAAGGAAAATCCAATCAGGCCATCGCCGCGCTGCTATTCCTCTCGGAAGCCAGCGTCGAAAAATACATCACCTCCATCTTCCAGAAGCTCGGCCTCGAAGCCGATGGAACGGGCAACCGGCGTGTGCTGGCAGCCCTGGCACATATACAAAACCTGGGCAGCAACAGCACAGATAGGAACGGATCATGA
- a CDS encoding DUF4097 family beta strand repeat-containing protein produces MTDTQTTPMPPVPPTPQGNPRGHGTALNITLAVIGGLVILTLLISSARSAFAALNRDSTTQNASVQGVGGLQITAGSGSFDLRFAKVDEATLEVDSSNSRDWELKREGNKLVVDSPDSWDNWCFFGCGSYENTAVLTLPESMNDGSLDASFELAAGDFNAVGSYKNLAIEVGAGQLDMSGTAQSAKVHLGAGRAEVSLEDVKQAEFDISAGHLSGTLSGKAPKNITANVSAGALELELPDDTYDLRQNVEAGDVSNLLATDMDSPNKISVDVSAGHATFYPQDSGPGPWEH; encoded by the coding sequence ATGACCGACACGCAAACCACCCCGATGCCACCGGTTCCCCCGACGCCCCAAGGCAATCCGCGGGGCCACGGCACGGCACTGAATATCACCCTGGCCGTGATCGGCGGCCTGGTGATCCTGACCCTGCTGATCAGTTCCGCGCGCAGCGCCTTCGCTGCCCTCAACCGGGATAGCACCACCCAGAACGCCAGCGTTCAGGGGGTGGGCGGCCTGCAGATCACGGCCGGCTCGGGCAGCTTCGACCTGCGTTTCGCCAAGGTCGATGAGGCCACGCTGGAGGTGGACAGCTCCAATTCCCGGGACTGGGAGCTGAAGCGCGAAGGCAATAAGCTCGTGGTGGACTCTCCGGATTCCTGGGATAACTGGTGCTTCTTCGGCTGCGGTTCCTACGAGAATACCGCCGTGCTGACCCTGCCCGAGTCGATGAACGATGGCAGCCTGGATGCGTCCTTCGAACTGGCTGCCGGAGACTTCAATGCTGTGGGCTCCTACAAGAACCTGGCTATCGAGGTGGGCGCCGGCCAGCTGGATATGTCCGGCACCGCGCAGAGCGCCAAAGTCCATTTGGGCGCCGGCCGGGCCGAGGTGTCTTTGGAAGATGTCAAGCAGGCCGAGTTCGATATTTCCGCCGGGCATTTGAGCGGCACCCTCTCGGGCAAGGCACCGAAGAACATCACCGCAAACGTGAGCGCCGGAGCCTTGGAGCTGGAGCTGCCGGATGACACCTATGATCTGCGCCAGAATGTCGAGGCCGGGGACGTGAGCAACTTGCTGGCCACGGACATGGATTCGCCGAATAAGATCTCGGTGGATGTCTCGGCGGGCCACGCGACCTTCTACCCGCAGGATTCGGGCCCCGGCCCGTGGGAGCACTAG
- a CDS encoding PspA/IM30 family protein, translated as MAQKRSIWARIFGIGKANANAALDALEDPKKMLDQTVRDYTNNIAQAEQAVAQTIGNLRMAEDDLAKLQQEATEWGTKAVAASNKADEYAAAGDAANQQKFNQLATVAIQRQMSAEKKAGSLQSTVASQREVVDKLKSGLNTMQSKRQELVAKRDELVARARNAKTQTQMMDTMKALDFNDPSSEISRFEQKIRQDEAKVRGAQELAASSLDAQFAQLEDLGAATEVDARLAALKANNSPEDVIEQAPAGPELEAAAPDLSEVEARLAALKNKQA; from the coding sequence ATGGCACAGAAGCGCTCAATTTGGGCTCGAATTTTCGGAATCGGCAAGGCCAACGCCAACGCGGCACTGGACGCCCTCGAAGATCCAAAGAAGATGCTGGACCAGACGGTCCGCGACTACACCAACAACATTGCCCAGGCCGAGCAGGCCGTAGCCCAGACCATCGGCAACCTGCGCATGGCCGAGGATGACCTGGCCAAGCTGCAGCAGGAAGCCACCGAATGGGGCACAAAGGCAGTGGCGGCCTCCAACAAGGCCGACGAATACGCTGCCGCCGGGGACGCTGCCAACCAGCAGAAGTTCAACCAGCTGGCCACCGTTGCGATCCAGCGCCAGATGTCGGCTGAGAAGAAGGCCGGATCGTTGCAGTCCACCGTGGCCAGCCAGCGCGAAGTGGTCGACAAGCTCAAGTCCGGCCTGAACACCATGCAGTCCAAGCGCCAGGAACTGGTCGCCAAGCGTGATGAACTGGTGGCTCGCGCCCGCAACGCCAAGACCCAGACCCAGATGATGGACACCATGAAGGCCCTGGACTTCAACGATCCATCCAGCGAGATCAGCCGTTTTGAGCAGAAGATCCGCCAGGACGAGGCCAAGGTCCGCGGAGCCCAGGAACTGGCCGCCTCATCGCTGGACGCGCAGTTCGCACAGCTCGAGGATCTGGGCGCAGCCACTGAGGTTGATGCCCGCCTGGCAGCGCTGAAGGCCAACAACAGTCCCGAAGACGTCATCGAGCAGGCGCCGGCCGGCCCAGAGCTGGAAGCCGCGGCCCCGGATCTGTCCGAGGTCGAGGCGCGTCTGGCCGCATTGAAGAACAAGCAGGCCTAG
- a CDS encoding AAA family ATPase → MDRTDWAAQIPAVRQVLDEGLELGQLTVLVGENGAGKSTLVEGIAGAFGLNPEGGTRNSMHQTQLTESGLSSHLKMERGAGASKAGVFLRAETMHGLFAYLESIGSRGKHNFQSHGESFIEFFTQRSSVNGLWIFDEAESALSFNGCLMLLSHISDLLRSGSQVILSTHSPILASLPNSTIYEIGQWGIRAASYDELEMVSNWRLFLDAPGRFLRHFEA, encoded by the coding sequence ATGGACCGCACCGATTGGGCGGCCCAGATCCCGGCTGTACGCCAGGTTTTGGATGAAGGCCTGGAACTGGGGCAACTGACAGTGCTGGTCGGGGAAAACGGTGCCGGCAAATCCACGCTGGTTGAAGGTATCGCCGGCGCATTCGGTTTGAATCCCGAGGGCGGAACGCGAAACTCCATGCACCAAACCCAATTGACCGAATCAGGGTTGTCATCGCATCTGAAAATGGAACGCGGAGCCGGCGCTTCCAAGGCCGGCGTCTTCCTGCGCGCCGAAACGATGCATGGACTCTTTGCCTACCTGGAGTCGATCGGCTCACGCGGCAAGCACAACTTCCAGAGCCACGGCGAATCCTTCATTGAATTCTTCACCCAACGCTCCAGCGTCAACGGGCTCTGGATTTTCGACGAAGCCGAATCAGCGCTTTCCTTCAACGGCTGCCTGATGCTGCTCTCGCACATTTCAGACCTCTTGCGCAGCGGATCCCAAGTCATCCTTTCCACCCACTCGCCGATCCTCGCCTCCTTGCCGAATTCAACAATCTACGAAATCGGCCAGTGGGGGATCCGCGCGGCCAGTTATGACGAACTGGAAATGGTCAGCAACTGGCGTCTGTTCCTCGATGCGCCGGGCCGATTCCTGCGGCACTTCGAGGCCTAG